Proteins encoded by one window of Labrus bergylta chromosome 2, fLabBer1.1, whole genome shotgun sequence:
- the usp39 gene encoding U4/U6.U5 tri-snRNP-associated protein 2, protein MVSVKREREAEVDDDDDDRVAPKMSRGRVTEDRRSRHCPYLDTINRSVLDFDFEKLCSISLSHINVYACLICGKYFQGRGLKSHAYTHSVQFTHHVFLNLHTLKFYCLPDNYEIIDSSLEDITYVLKPTFTKQHIAGLDKQGKLYRAYDGTTYLPGIVGLNNIKANDYANAVLQAFSNVPPLRNYFLEEENYRGIRRPPGDIMFLLVQRFGELMRKLWNPRNFKAHVSPHEMLQAVVLCSKKNFQITKQGDSVDFMTWFLNALHGALGGTKKKPSIITKAFQGSMRIFSKKLPHPDLLPEEKEALLVTEEYQEQMSESTFLFLTLDLPTAPLYKDEKEQLIIPQVPLFNILGKFNGNTEKEYKTYKENFLKKFQLTKLPPYLVFCIKRFTKNNFFVEKNPTIVNFPITNVDLREYLTEEAQVTEKHTTYDLVANVVHDGKPTEGAYRIHVLHHGTGKWYEMQDLQVTDILPQMITLSEAYIQIWKRQGGDDDDDTNNHTGL, encoded by the exons TTGCCCCTAAAATGAGTCGAGGACGTGTAACAGAAGACCGGAGAAGTCGTCACTGTCCTTACCTCGACACCATAAACAG GAGTGTGCTGGACTTTGACTTTGAGAAACTCTGCTCCATCTCCCTCTCCCACATCAATGTCTATGCCTGCCTTATATGTGGGAAATACTTTCAAG GTCGAGGTCTTAAGTCCCATGCTTACACTCACAGTGTGCAGTTCACTCATCACGTGTTCCTGAATCTGCACACTCTCAAGTTCTACTGTCTGCCCGACAACTACGAGATCATCGACTCTTCACTGGAAGACATCACG TATGTGCTGAAGCCAACTTTCACCAAGCAGCACATCGCAGGTCTGGATAAGCAGGGAAAGCTGTACCGAGCATACGATGGAACAACCTACCTGCCGGGCATCGTAGGCCTCAACAACATCAAAGCCAATGACTACGCCAACGCCGTGTTACAG GCTTTTTCTAATGTTCCACCGCTGAGAAACTATTTCCTGGAGGAAGAAAACTACAGGGGCATCCGCAGACCGCCGGGGGACATCATGTTCCTCTTGGTGCAGAGGTTCGGTGAGCTGATGCGCAAACTCTGGAATCCGAGAAACTTCAAGGCTCATGTGTCACCGCACGAGATGCTGCAGGCCGTGGTGCTGTGCAGCAAGAAGAACTTCCAAATTACCAAGCAAG GAGATTCTGTCGACTTCATGACGTGGTTCTTGAATGCTCTGCATGGCGCTCTGGGAGGCACAAAGAAAAAACCTT CAATCATTACAAAAGCATTTCAAGGCTCTATGAGAATCTTCTCCAAGAAACTTCCACATCCAGATTTA CTACCAGAGGAGAAAGAGGCGTTGCTGGTAACAGAGGAGTACCAGGAGCAGATGTCTGAGTCCACCTTTCTGTTCCTGACCCTCGACCTCCCGACAGCTCCACTTTACAAGGACGAGAAGGAGCAGCTGATTATCCCCCAGGTCCCGCTCTTCAACATCCTGGGCAAGTTCAATGGCAACACGGAGAAG GAATACAAAACCTACAAAGAGAACTTCCTCAAAAAGTTCCAGCTGACCAAACTGCCTCCATACCTCGTCTTTTGCATCAAAAGATTCACCAAGAACAACTTCTTTGTGGAAAAGAACCCCACCATTGTTAACTTCCCGATCAC GAATGTCGACCTTCGTGAGTACTTGACAGAAGAAGCTCAAGTTACAGAGAAGCACACAACTTATGACCTAGTCGCCAACGtagtgcatgatgggaaaccCACCGAGGGAGCGTACAGGATACATGTTCTTCATCAT GGGACCGGGAAGTGGTACGAGATGCAGGACCTGCAGGTGACCGATATCCTCCCCCAGATGATCACACTGTCCGAAGCCTACATCCAG ATCTGGAAGAGACAAGGAGGCGATGATGACGATGACACAAACAACCACACAGGGCTGTAA
- the sftpbb gene encoding surfactant protein Bb, with the protein MAASGFFLAVLALSLSSGDSRFILDSVSLLPQKYLSLDICSECSQVVQLSANMISSRDTKETVYEALHALCRRLPGEQASECESQVKTYLPKVLQQTPGHLKPAQTCAVFGLCVAHKEEEQLKLPHQAADQHQPSPVLESAANTHELFGPVCSLCVMVIKKLETLLPENVTEDALMKLMEEVCDLIPQSYKDECDDFVDKYGTEIVEFLLSSAAPHTICTLLHLCMFNEQPEPEVLPPSDCDSCRTLAVLSRLHLSPNSTQPEFSSFLQSVCVQHPNAIPKCKAFLTVYGSRLQEVLGNQMDGPHACERADLCIASKKVELLGKNRCTWGPKYWCRDVQTAKKCGNQAFCEKFMWKE; encoded by the exons ATGGCAGCTTCCGGTTTCTTCCTGGCTGTCCTCGCGCTGTCTCTGAGCTCCG GAGACTCCAGGTTCATCCTCGACTCTGTTTCACTTTTACCGCAGAAATATCTG TCGCTGGATATTTGTTCAGAATGCAGCCAGGTCGTCCAGCTGTCCGCCAACATGATCTCCAGCAGAGACACCAAG GAGACCGTCTATGAAGCGCTGCACGCTCTGTGCCGCCGCCTCCCCGGGGAACAGGCGTCAGAGTGTGAATCACAGGTGAAGACGTATTTACCTAAAGTCCTGCAGCAAACACCTGGTCACCTG AAACCGGCGCAGACCTGTGCGGTGTTTGGACTTTGCGTCGCCCACAAGGAGGAAGAACAACTGAAACTTCCTCACCAAGCAGCTGACCAACACCAACCCAGCCCTGTCCTCGAGTCAGCCGCAAACACACAT GAGCTCTTCGGCCCTGTCTGCAGCCTGTGCGTGATGGTCATCAAGAAACTGGAGACCTTGCTGCCTGAGAATGTGACAGAG GATGCTTTGATGAAGCTCATGGAGGAGGTGTGTGATCTGATACCACAGAGCTACAAAGACGAGTGTGATGATTTTGTGGACAAATACGGGACGGAGATCGTCGAGTTCCTCCTATCGTCTGCCGCTCCTCACACAATATGTACTCTACTACACCTCTGTATGTTCAACGAGCAGCCTGAACCAG AGgttctccctccctctgactGTGACTCGTGCCGCACGCTGGCTGTTCTCAGCAGACTTCACCTGAGTCCAAACTCCACCCAACCTGAGTTTTCCTCTTTcctgcagtctgtgtgtgtccagcACCCGAATGCCATCCCCAAG TGCAAGGCTTTCCTAACAGTCTACGGATCACGACTGCAGGAGGTTTTGGGAAACCAGATGGACGGTCCACATGCCTGTGAA AGAGCTGATCTCTGCATCGCCTCAAAGAAGGTGGAGCTGCTGGGAAAGAATCGCTGCACTTGGGGACCAAAGTACTGGTGCAGGGACGTTCAGACTGCTAAGAAATGTGGT AATCAGGCCTTCTGTGAGAAGTTCATGTGGAAGGAGTGA